A part of Halobaculum sp. MBLA0143 genomic DNA contains:
- the thsB gene encoding thermosome subunit beta, with protein MSQRMQGQPMIIMGEDSQRVKDKDAQEYNISAARAVAESVRSTLGPKGMDKMLVDSMGDVTITNDGVTILTEMDIDNPTAEMIVEVAETQEDEAGDGTTTAVAIAGELLKNAEDLLEQDIHPSAVIKGFSLASEQAREEVDAVAEPVEPDDEETIRKVAETSMTGKGAELEKDVLADLVYRAVQGVTVEADDGSHVVDLANVKIETQTGRGAGESELLEGAVVDKDPVHDDMTGSVEDAQVLLLNDPIEVEEADVDTQVNIESPDQLEQFLDQEEQQLQEKVQQIVDTGANVVFCQKGIDDLAQHYLAKEGILAVRRAKKSDLEFLANILDTGIVSDLGSVTQGDVATGAVTRDDDDEMFYVESEAEAAHGVTLLLRGSTDHVVDELERGLQDALDVVSTTVSDGRVLPGGGAVEVEVARRLRDFADSVEGREQLAVEAFADSLELVPRVLAGNAGLDSIDTLVDLRAAHDDGRGRAGLNVFSSEVEDTLEAGVVEPAHSKEQALSSAAEAANLVLKIDDIIAADDLSTEGDDDEGPGGPGGGMGGMGGMGGMGGAM; from the coding sequence ATGAGCCAGCGAATGCAGGGTCAGCCCATGATCATCATGGGTGAAGACTCCCAGCGGGTCAAGGACAAGGACGCTCAGGAGTACAACATCTCCGCCGCGCGTGCGGTGGCGGAGTCCGTACGTTCCACCCTCGGCCCGAAGGGGATGGACAAGATGCTCGTCGACTCGATGGGTGACGTGACCATCACGAACGACGGCGTCACCATCCTCACGGAGATGGACATCGACAACCCGACGGCCGAGATGATCGTCGAGGTCGCCGAGACGCAGGAGGACGAGGCCGGTGACGGAACGACGACGGCCGTCGCCATCGCCGGGGAGCTCCTGAAGAACGCGGAGGACCTGTTGGAGCAGGACATCCACCCGTCCGCGGTCATCAAAGGCTTCTCGCTCGCGTCCGAGCAGGCTCGCGAGGAGGTCGACGCCGTCGCGGAGCCGGTCGAGCCGGACGACGAGGAGACGATCCGGAAGGTCGCCGAGACTTCGATGACCGGTAAGGGCGCCGAACTGGAGAAGGACGTGCTCGCGGACCTCGTCTACCGTGCCGTCCAGGGCGTCACCGTCGAGGCCGACGACGGCTCCCACGTCGTCGACCTCGCCAACGTGAAGATCGAGACCCAGACCGGCCGCGGCGCCGGCGAGTCCGAACTGCTCGAGGGCGCCGTCGTCGACAAGGACCCGGTCCACGACGACATGACCGGCAGCGTCGAGGACGCCCAGGTCCTCCTGCTCAACGACCCGATCGAGGTCGAGGAGGCCGACGTCGACACGCAGGTCAACATCGAGTCGCCCGACCAGCTGGAGCAGTTCCTCGACCAGGAGGAACAACAGCTCCAGGAGAAGGTCCAACAGATCGTCGACACGGGCGCGAACGTCGTGTTCTGTCAGAAGGGGATCGACGACCTCGCCCAGCACTACCTCGCCAAGGAGGGCATCCTGGCCGTCCGGCGTGCCAAGAAGTCCGACCTGGAGTTCCTGGCCAACATCCTCGACACCGGGATCGTCTCCGATCTCGGCTCCGTGACCCAGGGCGACGTCGCCACCGGCGCCGTCACGCGCGACGACGACGACGAGATGTTCTACGTCGAGTCCGAGGCGGAGGCCGCTCACGGCGTCACCCTCCTCCTGCGTGGCTCCACGGACCACGTCGTCGACGAACTTGAGCGCGGGCTCCAGGACGCGCTCGACGTCGTCTCCACGACCGTCTCCGACGGGCGTGTCCTCCCCGGCGGCGGTGCCGTCGAGGTGGAGGTCGCCCGCCGGCTGCGTGACTTCGCCGACTCCGTCGAGGGCCGCGAACAGCTGGCCGTCGAGGCGTTCGCCGACTCGTTGGAGCTCGTCCCGCGGGTGCTCGCCGGAAACGCCGGCCTGGACTCCATCGACACGCTGGTCGACCTGCGGGCCGCTCACGACGACGGCCGCGGACGCGCCGGGCTGAACGTGTTCAGCTCGGAGGTCGAAGACACGCTGGAGGCCGGCGTCGTCGAGCCGGCCCACTCGAAGGAACAGGCGCTGTCGTCTGCCGCCGAGGCCGCGAACCTCGTGCTGAAAATCGACGACATCATCGCCGCGGACGACCTCTCCACCGAGGGTGACGACGACGAAGGTCCCGGCGGTCCCGGTGGCGGCATGGGCGGTATGGGCGGCATGGGTGGCATGGGCGGTGCGATGTAG
- a CDS encoding MFS transporter gives MYLFFLAQGLSFTQIAALEAIYNLTTLVGEIPTGYVGDRVGRRNSLLFGTVLISVTLLGIGLSGSFWAFAALYACWSMGYNFRSGSEDAWLYDTLTDDLSEDQFAHVRGRGESVALAVGASAAVVGGYLGSVDLSYPWFVAAGVTAVGVAVLLTVEESETYERADTATPGFRRTLSIVREAITRHNVRAFVLYYYVLYAAATYLVFVFLQPIFETVVTDFGVSESRVRSLLGWFYAAYSLFGAGLSYYTGAIRDRLGLRRWFLWLPFVVGGALVGAYLVPVLALPAFLVIRGLSDVTRSFAGQYVNDRVETTGRATVLSAMAMVSGLAVVPFQLGSGVVSDAVSPLFALALAGAVLIVGSAGVLLWEAPVAE, from the coding sequence ATGTACCTCTTCTTCCTGGCACAGGGGCTCAGCTTCACGCAGATCGCGGCGCTGGAGGCCATCTACAATCTGACGACGCTGGTCGGCGAGATCCCCACGGGCTACGTCGGCGACCGTGTCGGACGGCGCAACAGCCTGTTGTTCGGGACGGTGCTCATCTCGGTCACGCTGTTGGGGATCGGGCTGTCCGGATCGTTCTGGGCGTTCGCGGCGCTGTACGCCTGTTGGTCGATGGGGTACAACTTCCGGTCGGGCAGCGAAGACGCCTGGCTGTACGACACACTCACCGACGACCTCTCGGAAGACCAGTTCGCACACGTCCGAGGGCGCGGGGAGTCCGTCGCCTTGGCGGTCGGCGCCAGCGCAGCCGTCGTCGGGGGGTACCTGGGGAGTGTCGACCTGTCGTACCCGTGGTTCGTCGCCGCGGGGGTGACGGCGGTCGGGGTAGCCGTGCTCCTGACCGTCGAGGAGTCCGAGACGTACGAACGGGCCGACACCGCGACGCCGGGGTTCCGTCGCACGCTCTCGATCGTCCGCGAGGCGATCACACGGCACAACGTCCGGGCGTTCGTGTTGTACTACTACGTGCTCTACGCGGCGGCGACGTACCTGGTGTTCGTGTTTCTCCAGCCCATCTTCGAGACGGTCGTCACCGACTTCGGCGTCTCGGAGTCACGGGTACGGTCGCTGCTCGGGTGGTTCTACGCGGCGTACAGTCTCTTCGGAGCCGGGCTGAGCTACTACACCGGCGCGATCCGCGACCGACTGGGACTCCGGCGGTGGTTCCTGTGGCTCCCGTTCGTCGTGGGCGGTGCGTTGGTGGGCGCGTACCTCGTCCCCGTGTTGGCCCTGCCGGCGTTCCTGGTGATCCGTGGACTCTCCGACGTGACACGGTCGTTCGCCGGGCAGTACGTCAACGACCGCGTCGAGACGACGGGCCGTGCGACCGTGCTCAGCGCGATGGCGATGGTCAGCGGACTCGCCGTCGTCCCGTTCCAACTCGGGAGCGGCGTCGTCTCCGACGCCGTCTCGCCGTTGTTCGCGCTCGCGCTCGCGGGAGCCGTGTTGATCGTCGGGTCGGCCGGAGTCCTCCTCTGGGAGGCACCCGTCGCGGAGTAG
- the speB gene encoding agmatinase, with protein sequence MSFPGATAERSDAAYVLTGGPLDATTTFQPGARFGPDRVRRFAETFDDYDHHTDTRFSELAVHDAGDVSAWDDTAAYLDHLTAELRAAVVDDAVPVLVGGEHTVSWAGVRATEPTTLVVVDAHLDLRDDYDGNPLSHACVTRRALDGLADGDYPTVDEVVVIGARTGSPAEWERAAAMDVTVVPPAEAADWEPSVEGPAYLSVDIDGLDPGFAPGTGTMEPFGLTPREVHRIVRAVAPHCVGFDTVEVNDRDDGQAAALAGKLLRAFVYAHAAAE encoded by the coding sequence ATGTCGTTTCCCGGCGCGACCGCAGAGCGGTCGGACGCGGCGTACGTCCTCACCGGCGGGCCCTTGGACGCGACGACCACGTTCCAACCCGGCGCCCGGTTCGGCCCCGACCGCGTCCGGCGGTTCGCCGAGACGTTCGACGACTACGACCACCACACCGACACTCGTTTCTCCGAGCTCGCGGTCCACGACGCCGGGGACGTGTCCGCCTGGGACGACACGGCGGCGTACCTCGACCACCTGACGGCGGAGCTACGGGCGGCCGTCGTCGACGACGCCGTTCCGGTGCTCGTCGGCGGCGAGCACACGGTGTCGTGGGCCGGCGTTCGCGCCACAGAGCCGACGACGCTGGTCGTCGTCGACGCCCACCTCGACCTCCGGGACGACTACGACGGCAACCCGCTCAGCCACGCCTGCGTCACCCGTCGTGCGTTGGACGGGCTCGCGGACGGCGACTACCCGACCGTCGACGAGGTGGTCGTGATCGGCGCCCGGACGGGGTCGCCGGCGGAGTGGGAGCGGGCAGCGGCGATGGACGTGACCGTCGTCCCGCCGGCGGAGGCGGCCGACTGGGAGCCGTCCGTCGAGGGGCCGGCGTACCTCTCCGTCGACATCGACGGCTTGGACCCCGGGTTCGCCCCCGGCACGGGGACGATGGAGCCGTTCGGGCTCACGCCCCGCGAGGTCCACCGAATCGTCCGGGCGGTCGCGCCCCACTGTGTCGGGTTCGACACGGTGGAGGTGAACGACCGCGACGACGGTCAGGCGGCCGCGCTGGCTGGGAAGCTCCTACGGGCGTTCGTGTACGCCCACGCCGCCGCCGAGTAG